The Mycolicibacterium mageritense genome contains a region encoding:
- the modA gene encoding molybdate ABC transporter substrate-binding protein has translation MIRMRFGVAAVAVLAAVAGCSSTADESAPDNGAIMVFAAASLKTAFTELGEQFKTDNPGASVEFSFAGSSDLVTQLTQGAAADVFASADTRNMDKAADAGLLDGAPVDFATNTLTIVVAPGNPKGIKSFRDLAQSGLNVVVCAPQVPCGGATEKVEKATGVNLAAVSEESSVTDVLNKVTTGQADAGVVYVTDAAGAGDKVTAIAFPEAAEAVNTYPIAVLKQTGHKDLAQRFVDLVTGEAGQKVLAKEGFAKP, from the coding sequence ATGATTCGGATGCGGTTCGGGGTTGCGGCGGTCGCCGTGCTGGCTGCGGTCGCCGGCTGCAGCTCGACGGCCGACGAGTCGGCACCGGACAACGGCGCGATCATGGTGTTCGCCGCGGCATCGCTGAAGACCGCGTTCACCGAGCTCGGTGAGCAGTTCAAGACCGACAATCCCGGTGCCTCTGTCGAGTTCTCCTTCGCGGGCTCCTCGGATCTGGTGACGCAACTGACGCAGGGGGCCGCCGCGGACGTCTTCGCGTCGGCGGACACGCGCAACATGGACAAGGCCGCCGACGCAGGCCTGCTCGACGGCGCGCCGGTCGACTTCGCGACCAACACCTTGACCATCGTGGTGGCGCCCGGAAACCCCAAGGGCATCAAGTCATTCCGCGATCTCGCGCAGTCCGGCCTCAACGTCGTGGTGTGCGCGCCGCAGGTGCCGTGCGGAGGGGCGACCGAGAAGGTCGAGAAGGCCACCGGCGTGAATCTGGCAGCCGTCAGCGAAGAATCGTCGGTCACAGATGTGCTGAACAAGGTGACCACGGGCCAGGCCGACGCAGGCGTCGTCTACGTCACCGACGCTGCCGGTGCCGGGGACAAGGTGACCGCGATCGCCTTCCCCGAGGCCGCCGAGGCCGTCAACACCTATCCGATCGCCGTGCTCAAGCAGACCGGGCACAAGGATCTCGCGCAGCGCTTCGTCGACCTCGTCACCGGTGAGGCCGGACAGAAGGTTCTCGCCAAGGAAGGGTTCGCCAAGCCCTGA